Part of the Nocardioides perillae genome is shown below.
GGCCTCACCCGAGCCGAGCAGCAGCGCCGCAGCGCCGTCGTTCAGCGGGCTGGCGTTGCCCGCGGTGATGGTGCCGTTGGGCCGGAAGGAGGGCGTGAGCCCGGCGAGCGACTCCGGGGTGGAACCGTCGCGGATGCCCTCGTCGCGGTCGAGGTCGACACCGTCGACCGGCACCACCAGGTCGTCGTAGAAGCCCTCGGCCCACGCTCGCGCGGCCTGCTGGTGCGAGCGGGCCGCGAAGGCGTCCTGCCGCTCCCGCGCGATGCCGAACTCGTCGGCGAGCTGCTCGTTGCACTCGCCCAGCGAGGCGGTCCACTCCTGCGGCATCCGGGCGTTCACCAGCCGCCAGCCCAGCGTCGTGGAGACCGCGGTGGCGTTGCCGGCCGGGAAGGCACGCTCGGGCTTGGGCAGCACCCAGGGCGCCCGGGTCATGGACTCCGACCCGCCCGCGACGACCACGTCGGCGTCGCCGACCTCCACCGCCCGCGAGGCCTGGAGGGCGGCGTCGAGCGAGGAGCCGCACAGCCGGTTGACGGTCGTGGCAGGGACGGAGACCGGCAACCCGGCGAGCAGCACCGCCATCCGGCCCACGTTGCGGTTGTCCTCCCCGGCGCCGTTGGCGGCGCCCCACCAGACGTCGCCGACCGCGGCGCGGTCGAGGCCGGGCGCCTTGTCGAGCACCCCGGCGAGCGCCGTTGCGGCGAGGTCGTCGGGGCGCACGCCGGCCAGGGCGCCGCCGAAGCGGCCGAAGGGCGTGCGGGCGGCGGCGTAGACGAAGCAGTCGGTCACCCGGCCACCGTAGGCCCGCCCCGTCGATCAGATCCAATACCGGATCGGGCGGCGTTGATAAGATGGCGTGATGGAGCTGCGGCACCTGCGGTCGTTCGTCGTGCTCGCCGAGGAGCGGCACTTCGGCCGCGCCGCCGCGCGGCTCCACATCGCCCAGCCCGCGCTGTCGCAGCAGCTGCAGCAGCTCGAGCGCGAGGTCGGCGTGCGCCTGGTGGACCGCTCCACCCGTCGCGTCGAGCTGACCGAGGCGGGGCGCCTCCTCGAGGGCCGCGCCCACGAGGTGCTGGGCACGGTGGCGCGTGCGGTCGACGAGCTCGCACTGCTGGCCGCAGGACGCCTCGGCCGGGTGACGGTCGGCCTCGTCGGCACCGCGACGTACGACGTGCTGCCGCGGCTCGCGCACGAGGCCCGGCGGCACCTGCCCGAGGTGGACCTCGACCTGCGCGGCGAGGTGCTGGCCCCGCGACTGCTCGCCGACGTGCAGTCCGGCGTGCTCGACCTCGCCGTGCTGCGCCCGGGCCCCGGCGCCGCCGCACCTGACCTGGTGGTCGAGACCCTGCGCCGCGAGCCGCTGGTCGCCCTGCTGCCCGCGGCGCACCCGCGGGCAGGCCAGGCCGAGGTCGCCCTCGCCGACCTGGCCGACGAGCCCTTCGTCGTGCACCCGAGCGGCGCGCGCTCGACCATGCACGCCCGCGTGCTGGAGGCGTGCGCGCGGGCCGGCTTCCGCCCGCGCGAGCTGCGCGAGGTCGCCGAGACCGCCACGCTCGCCGTCGTCGTCGCCGCCGGCGACGGGGTCGCGCTCGTGCCCGCCTCCGTGCAGGCGCTGCGTCTCGACGGGGTCGTGCCGCTCCCCCTCGCTCCGGGTCCCGAGGGCCCCGAGTGCGTCGACCTGGCCCTCGCGCGCCGCCCCGACGCCTCCCCCGCCACCCTGCAGGTCGCGCGGCTGCTGCGGGAGCTGCTCGACGCCTGACCTCCGCCCACCCGAGCCGTCGGCTCGCGCGGGACCGGCGCGGCGTGCGGCAGGTCACGGTGTCGCGGACGGCCCACGGGCTACCTACCGCGAGTACGTCACCTACCGTGAGGAGCACCGTGCTGAGCTGGTCGCGTCGAGAGCCGTCTGTCGGGGCCGGGTCGGGCCGAGGCGGCACCCTGGGCACCCCGGCGCTGACGCTGGCCGAGTCGGGCCCGTCGGTGGACCAGGAGGCCAACGCCGTCGTGAGCGGCGGCGGCCTCGTCGGCGCACGCGACGACCGCGGCCCGAGCCGGGCGGCCAGGCTCTCCCCGTCGGCGCAGGCACCGCGGCGGCGCCGCACCGGTCACTGACGGCCCTCGGGCTCGAACCCCCGGAGCGCCTGCTCCACCACCCCCGCCAGCGACGCCGGTGCGCCGGCCAGGAACGCCGCGTGCAGCAGCGCCTCGCGGACCTCGGCCTCGGTGAGCCCGTGGCGCCGGGCGAGACGCACCTGCGCCGCGAGGTCGTCGTGGGCGCCCGACGCGACCGCCGCGGCCAGCACGACGGCCGAGCGCGTGCGGCGGTCCAGCCCGGGCCGGTCCCACACCGTGCCGGCGGCGTGGTCCGCGGCGAGTGCGGCGGCGGCACGGTCGAGCTCTCCGGGCTCCCCCAGCGCGTGGCCGCGGACGAGCCGCGCGACCTCCTCGCGCGCCTCCGACGGCGCGAGGCGCCCGACGCCGTCGAGCACGACGAGGCGGCCGTCGCGCACCCCGCTCGCGACCTCCTCGAGGAGCGAGGGCGGCGCGGCGACGTCCGCACCCCCTGCTACCGCCAGCACCGGGACGCGCACCTCGTGCAGGCGCTCCCGCACGTCGAAGCCGGCGAGCGCACGGCGCACCGCGGCGTACGCCGTCGCGTCCGCCTCGGTGGTCTCCGACCGGCGCTGCCGGCCCGCGTCGCCACCGAGACGGGCACCGGTGCCCAGCAGGGTCGCGGAGGCCACGCGCTGCGGCGCGTCGAGGAGCAGCTGCAGGGCCACGGCGCCCCCGACCTCGACGCCCACGACGTGGAAGCGCGGCGGGTCGAAGCCGCCCCCTCCCAGGGCGTCGACCACCGCGAGCACGCCGCGCGCCAGGCCCGCGACGCTGACCGCGTCGGGCGGCACCTGCCCGTCGGGGCCGGCCTCGGGCACCCACGGGTTGCTGCCGTGGCCGGGCAGGTCCCACGCCACGACCTGGAGGTCCGCGGCGAGCCGCGCGGCCGCTGCCGACCACAGCGCGCGGGCCGACGTGCCGAGCGCCGGCCCGAGCACGAGCAGCGGCTGGTCGGGACGCCCGCCGAGGCGGACGGCGCTGACGTGCACGGTCGGCGGGACGGTCACGGGGCTCCTCGCGGCGCGGTCGGTCCGGAGCCCGGCACGCTACGCCAGCCGACCCGCGTCAGCCGACCCGCGTCAGCCGACCTCGACCAGCACGAGGGCGACGTCGTCGCCGCCGCCGCTCACGTGACCGTGGCCGAAGGCGTGCAGGCGCACGAGCAGCTCGTCGAGCGCGGCGTCGAGGGCACGGCCGCGCAGCGCACCGGCCTCCTCGAGCAGCGGGAAGAACGTGCCGCGCTCGTCGCGGTGCTCGACCAGGCCGTCGGTGTAGAGCAGCACCCGGCTGCCCGGCGGCAGCGGGTGCCGGTCGACGGCAGGGCGCGGGTCGAGGCCGAGCGGGGTCGTGGCGTGGTCCGTCTCGAGCAGCCAGGCGCCGTCGGGTGCGACGACGAGCGGCGGGTGGTGGCCGCAGGACGCGACGGCCGCGGTCGCGGCGCCGGGGGTGGCGTCCAGCTCGACGAAGAGCGCGGTGACGAACTCCTCCTCCTCGAGCAGGCGTCCGACCAGGTCGTCGACCGTGGCGGCGACCGCGGCGGGGTCGGGCTCGCCCAGCGCGGCCTGTCGCCACGCGGCGAGCACGGCTCCGGCGGTCTGCACCGCCTCGAGCCCCTTGCCGCGGACGTCACCCACCACCAGCCGCAGGCGGCCGTCGGCGGTGAGCGCCACGTCGTACAGGTCACCACCGACGGTGGTGTCCCGCGCTGCGGAGAGGTAGCGCGTGGCGACCCGGAAGCGCCCCACGACCGGCGGCACCGGCCGCAGCAGCGCGCGTTGGGCGGTCTCGGCGATGGTGCGCAGGCGGCGCAGGCGCGCCTCGCGGCGCTCCCGGACGGTCGCCGACGTCACCGCCAGCGCGGCCAGCACGACGCACATGAAGGTGCGCACCAGCCACTCCCGCTCGCCGAGGTTGCCGCTCCACACGCCGCCGGCCAGCGAGACCACCACGGCGACGACGCCCACCGCGGCGGTGCGGCGGGCCGAGGCCACCATGCCGGCGACGATCGCGCCGGTGGCGTAGGCGCCGGTGAGCTGCACGCGCGCGACGACGTCGAGGCCCGCGACCGCCGCGACGACCCCGAGCCCCAGCCACACCCCGCGGTCGCGCCACCACGGCTCGACCCGGTCCCCGACGACCTGCACCGTGCAAGCGTCGCAGGTCGCGGCCCTGGGCACAGGTGCCGCGCACGGCGGGACCAGACCACCCGACCACCCCCTAGGGTGGCCGCTACCCGCTGAGGGGACCCCCGACCCGAGGAGCAGCACCGTGCACCGCGTCACCATCCAGTACGCCGTCCCCGCCGACCCCGAGGCCTTCGACGCCCACTACTTCGGCACGCACGTGCCGCTGGTCGGCCCCCTGCCTGGCCTGCAGCAGTTCGCGTGGTCCAAGCCCCGTCCGCTCGGAGGCGAGGCGACGGTCTACCTCGTCGCCCAGCTCGACTTCGCCGACGAGGAGGCGATGACCACCGCGCTCCGCTCCCCCGAGATGGCCGCCGCCGCCGAGGACGCCGCGCGCCTCGGCACGCCGATGACGATGTTCACCGGCGAGGTCGTCGTCGGGCTGCCCAGCACCTGACCCCTCGGCGCGAGCCCAGCGCCTGACCCCTCGGCGCGAGCCCCACGCGCGACCCCTCGGCGCGGGCCCAACGCGCGACCCCTCGGCGCGGGCCCAGCGCCTGACCCCTCGGCGGTGCGCCTCAGACGTCGGTGACGCGGATGCCGGCGTGCGCCTTGTAGCGGCGGTTGACGCTGATCAGGTTGGCCGTCAGCGCCTCGACCTGGTGGGCGTTGCGCAGCCGACCGCCGTAGACGCCGCGGACGCCGGGGATGGTGCCGCAGAGGTCCTGCACCAGGTCGGTGGCCTCCCGCACGTCGCCGAGCACCAGCACGTCGGTGCCGAGGTCGTCGACCTCGGGGTCCTCCAGCAGCACCGCGGAGACGTTGTGGAAGGCGCCCACCACGGTCGCGTCGGGCAGCAGGCCCTGCGCCTGCTGGGCGGCGGAGCCCTCCTCGACGGGGAGGGCGTAGGCGCCCTGCTTGTCGAAGCCCAGCGGGTTGACGCAGTCGACGACGACCTTGCCGGCCAGCTGCGGCGCGAGCGCGGCCAGCAGCTCGGCGTGGCCGTCCCACGGCACGGCCACGACGACCACGTCGCCGGCGGCCGCGGCGTCGGCGTTGTCGGCGCCGCTGACCTGGCCGCCGGTGGCCTCGGCGAGGGTGGCGGCGGTCTCCTGCGCGCGCTCGGCGCTGCGGCTGCCGAGCACCACCGGCAGCCCGGCCGCGGCGAAGCGCCGCGCCAGCCCGCGGCCCTGCGGACCGGTGCCGCCGAGGACCGCGACGGTGGTGGAGGCGAGCGAGTCGGGCAGGGCGGGGACGCCGGGGGCGCCAGTGGGGGTGGTCACGAGGAGAGCTCCTTCAAGGTGGCGACGTCGGCGACGCGCTGCTCGTGGGTGCGGGCCAGCGGCGCCGCGTTGAGGGTGGTGACGCCGACCTCGCGGTAGGCCCCCACCCGCTCGGCCACGTGCTCGCGCGAGCCGATGAGCGAGATGCCGTCCACCAGCTCGTCCGGCACGGCGGCCGCGGCCTCGGCCTTCTGGCCGCCGAGGAAGAGGTCCTGGATGCGCGCCGCGGCCTCCTCGAAGCCGAAGCGCACGGCGAGGTCGTTGTAGAAGTTCTTGCCCCGCGCCCCCATGCCGCCGACGTAGAGGGCGAGGTGCTCGCGCACCTCCTGGCGCGCGGCCTCGACCGCGTCGGCGTCGTCGGAGACGAGCAGGCGGGTGTCGACGGCGATGTCGAGCGGCGGCAGGTCGGCCGAGCGCTTGGCCCGACCCTCGGCCAGCGCGTCGCCGAAGGCGTCGTGCGCGCGCTCGGGCAGGTAGAAGATCGGCTCCCAGCCCTCGAAGAGCTCCGCGGCGAGGGCGACGTTCTTCGGGCCGAGGGCCGCGAGCACCATCGGGATGTCGGCGCGCAGCGGGTGGTTGATCAGCTTCAGCGGCTTGCCGAGGCCCGAGCCGCCGCGCTCCGGGGTCAGCGGGACGTCGTAGAACTTCCCGTGGTGCTCGAGCTTCTCGCGGCGCCACACCGAGCGGCAGATGTCGACGACCTCGCGGGTGCGCGCGAGCGGGGCGTCGTACTTCACGCCGTGGAAGCCCTCGACGACCTGCGGGCCGGACGCGCCGATGCCGAGCACGAAGCGGCCGTCGGAGACGTGGTCGAGGCCGGCGGCGGTCATCGCCAGCAGCGCGGGGGTGCGGGAGTAGATGTTGAGGATCGACGTGCACAGCTCGACCCGCTCCGTCTTCGCGGCGATGTAGCCGATCTGGCTGACCGAGTCGAAGGTGTAGACCTCCGGCAGCAGCACCGCGTCGAGCCCGGCGGCCTCGTAGTCCTGCAGCTCGGCCACGGTCTCCTTGAAGCCGCCGGCGTAGGCGATCGGCATGCCGATCTTCATGGGTGCCACCTCTCGGGGTGTACGTCAGGGGGTCGCCTCGGACCGTACCGCCAGGCCGCGACCGCGCCGCTGTGCGCTGCGTCACGACCAGGCCCTTGACGCCGACGCTCCCGCGGGGTTGGCTCGCCGGGCGCCGGTCGCTCGGGAGCCGGCCCGACCCAGGGAGCACACCGTGGCCCACCCCCGCCACCTCACCCGGCGCGCCCGCGCCGCCGCCGTCGCCGCGAGCGGCACCGCCCTCGCCGCCGCCCTGCTGGCGGCCCCCGGACTCGGCAACGCGGCGGTCCCGGCCGCCGACGTCCTCGCCGCGCCCTCGCCAGGCGCCGCCGAGTGCGAGGAGGACAGCGGCGCCCGCGTCGGCAAGGGCGCGACGGCCCAGGAGCCACCGCTCTACGCCGCGAAGGACGCGAAGAAGTACGGCGTCATCAAGGACTCGCCGCGCCTCGCGGACGGCTCCGTGCGCGTCGAGACCGTCTTCCACGTCATCACCGACGACGCCCCGACCGCGCAGGAGCGGGCACGGATGGAGGGCATGATCGCCGCGCAGATGCAGGTGCTCAACGACGCCTTCGCCGGCACCGCGCCCGGCGCGGAGGCCGACGCCTCCGACACCCCCTTCCGCTTCGACCTCACCGAGACGACCTGGACGGAGGACGCCGCGTGGGCCCACGTGGCGCCCGGCAAGGTCGAGCGCGAGATGAAGGCCGAGCTGCACCAGGGCGACTCCGAGACGCTCAACGTCTACGCCGCCGACATCGGCGGCGGCCTCCTCGGCTGGGCCTACTTCCCGAAGGGCTACAACGCGGGCCGCGACTACGTCGACGGCGTGGTCATCCTCGACGAGTCGATGCCGGGCGGCGCCGCCGCGCCCTACAACCTCGGCGACACCCTCACCCACGAGGTCGGCCACTGGCTGATGCTGGAGCACACCTTCGCCGGGGCCTGCTCGGCCAGCGGCGACGGCGTCGCCGACACCCCGCGCGAGGCCTACCCCCAGTTCGGCTGCCCCGAGGGTGTCGACTCGTGCACCGCCCCGGGCACCGACCCGGTGCACAACTTCATGGACTACACCGACGACGAGTGCATGGACCACTTCACCGCCGGCCAGGCCGACCGGATGAGCGACGCGTGGGTCGCCTTCCGCGCCGGCGGACAGGGCTGAGGCACGCGGCAGCGGCGGGGCGCGGCGTACCCTCCTCGGCGTGAGCAGGGTGCGCCGCGCGTGCGTCGCGACCGTCCTCGTCGTCGTGCTGTCGGGCTGCAGCGCGCTGACCCCGGGACCCCCGGGCGCCAGGGACGGCACGAGCGCGACCAGCGGCGCGGCGGCCACGGGTGGCTTCGGGCCGGCACCCGGCGAGCTGCGGACGGCACGGGTCCTGCCGGGCCGGGTGGTGGCCACGCTGGGCGTCGTGTCGTTCAACGCCTACCGCCACCTGCCGCGGGCCCGTGCCCGGGCGGACTGGCAGCGCCTGACCGCCCGCGACGACGTCGACCTGGTCGGGTGGCAGGAGGCGAAGTCGCCCGCCTTCCGTGCCCTCGCGCCCCGCTACCGCGCCCGCGGCTTCGAGACCTGGCGCTGGCCGGACCCGGACGGCCCGATCTCGCTGGCCTTCAGCTGGCGTCCCGCGGTGCTGACGCTGCTCGACGTCGACGTCGAGAAGGTCCACCGGGGTGGCTACCCCCGCGAGACCGACGACCCCTTCCCGGCGCGGTGGGTCGTGACCGCGCAGTTCCGGCACCGCGGGACCGGGCTCGCGGTCACCCTCCTGAACACCCACGTCAACCAGGGCATCGAGACCGGCGACGGCTTCGCCGACAACCTCAACGCCCGCTTCGCCCGCCGCCACCTGGCGCGCCTCGCCGCGCTCTGGCCCACCGCGCCGGGCGACGTCGTCGTCGGCACCGGCGACTACAACTTCGACCACGTCGACGACCGGGACGCCCGTCCGGTCGGCGGGATCGCGCGTCGCTTCGCCGGCCGCGCCACCTCCTCCTACGACGCGCTGGGGCTCGAGGGGCTGCTGCCGACCCGTCGCACCCGGTGGATTGACTACGTCTGGCTGGCCGACCGCACCCTGCGCCGGCGCGCGGGTGGTCGGTGGACCGGCACCGCGCAGTTCGCCCGCCACCGCGTCCTGTCCGGCTACGCCTCCGACCACCGCCCGGTGCTCGCCCGCGTCCGCCTCTACGCCGACTGACGGACGGCACACCCCGCCGGCGGGTCGCTGCGGCAGGCTGGGCCCGTGACCAGCAACCCCCGCGAGTGGGACGCCCCGGCGTACGACGCGCTGCCGCTGCCGCACCTCGCCTGGGGCCGCGGCGTGCTCGACCGCGCCGCGCTCGTCGGGCACGAGCGCGTCCTCGACGCCGGCTGCGGGACCGGCCGCGACGCGGCGGCGCTGCTCGAGCGGCACCCCGACGTCGACCTGGTCGTGCTCGACGGGTCGCGGCGCATGCTCGAGGCCGCGCGCGGCAAGCTGGGCGCCCGCGCGACCTACGTGCACGCGGACCTCGCCCGCCCGCTGCCGACCGACGGCCCGCTCGGCCTGCCGGTCGACGTGGTCGTCAGCGTCGCGGCCTTCCACTGGCTGCCCGACCACGACGCGCTCTTCACCCACCTCGCGGCGGTGCTCGCACCCGGCGGTCGGCTGGTGAGCGACTGCGGCGGGCGCGGCAACGTCGCCGCCGTCGACCGTGCCGTGGTGCAGGTGCTGGGCCGCGACGCCGCGACGCCGTGGCACTTCGCCGGGCCCGACGAGACCCGCCGGAGCCTCACCCGCGCCGGCTTCGACGTGGCCGACGTGCGGCTGCGCCCGGACCCCTTCCACTGCCCCGACCCGGCCGTGCTCGAGCGCTACCTCGCCACCGTCGTGCTCGGCGCCCACCTCGAGGGCCTCGAGGCGGCCGAGGCCGCGACCGTGGTCCGCGAGGTGCGGCTCGCGCTGCCCGCGCCCGTCGTGGACTACGTGCGGCTCGAGGTCGAGGCGTCGCTGCCGGCCTGAGCAGCCTGGGCGGCCTGGGCGGCCTGGGCGCGGCGGTCACCCGGTGGGGTAGAGGTCACGCCCGGACCCCCGGGGGGTGCGGATAGGACGACGGTGCACGGGATACCTGCACGGCACGAGGAGCACCCACGCCGCACCGGGCGCTCCGTCCACCCGAACGAGCCGAGCAGTCATGGGGGTGCTCCGTGGTCGTACGCGTCCTGCTGGTCGACGACGCCGCCGACGCCCGCGCCGAGGTGGTGCGCGCCCTGGGCGTCCACGGGGGCTTCGCGCTGGTCGGGCAGGCCGCCGACGTCGCCGAGGCCGTCGCGTGCGCCCGGCAGGCCCGCCCCGACGTCGTGCTGCTCGACGTGGGGTTGCCCGACCTCGTGGGCCGGGAGGTCCTCACCCGCATCCGGGAGGCGACCCCGCACTCGCGCGTCGTCGTCTTCAGCGGCCACGAGGACGACGACTGGTTCGGACAGCACGCCGAGGGTCTCGCGCCCCCCGGCACGACCGCGGAGTACCTCGTGACCCTCCTCGACAAGGTCGGCCGCCACGGCCGGCAGACCGTCCGTGAGCACTTCGACGGCGACCCGGCCAGCGTGCCGCGAGCGCGCCGCTTCGTCACCCGCGAGCT
Proteins encoded:
- a CDS encoding methyltransferase domain-containing protein yields the protein MTSNPREWDAPAYDALPLPHLAWGRGVLDRAALVGHERVLDAGCGTGRDAAALLERHPDVDLVVLDGSRRMLEAARGKLGARATYVHADLARPLPTDGPLGLPVDVVVSVAAFHWLPDHDALFTHLAAVLAPGGRLVSDCGGRGNVAAVDRAVVQVLGRDAATPWHFAGPDETRRSLTRAGFDVADVRLRPDPFHCPDPAVLERYLATVVLGAHLEGLEAAEAATVVREVRLALPAPVVDYVRLEVEASLPA
- a CDS encoding EthD family reductase encodes the protein MHRVTIQYAVPADPEAFDAHYFGTHVPLVGPLPGLQQFAWSKPRPLGGEATVYLVAQLDFADEEAMTTALRSPEMAAAAEDAARLGTPMTMFTGEVVVGLPST
- a CDS encoding LysR family transcriptional regulator translates to MELRHLRSFVVLAEERHFGRAAARLHIAQPALSQQLQQLEREVGVRLVDRSTRRVELTEAGRLLEGRAHEVLGTVARAVDELALLAAGRLGRVTVGLVGTATYDVLPRLAHEARRHLPEVDLDLRGEVLAPRLLADVQSGVLDLAVLRPGPGAAAPDLVVETLRREPLVALLPAAHPRAGQAEVALADLADEPFVVHPSGARSTMHARVLEACARAGFRPRELREVAETATLAVVVAAGDGVALVPASVQALRLDGVVPLPLAPGPEGPECVDLALARRPDASPATLQVARLLRELLDA
- a CDS encoding acetyl-CoA C-acyltransferase; amino-acid sequence: MTDCFVYAAARTPFGRFGGALAGVRPDDLAATALAGVLDKAPGLDRAAVGDVWWGAANGAGEDNRNVGRMAVLLAGLPVSVPATTVNRLCGSSLDAALQASRAVEVGDADVVVAGGSESMTRAPWVLPKPERAFPAGNATAVSTTLGWRLVNARMPQEWTASLGECNEQLADEFGIARERQDAFAARSHQQAARAWAEGFYDDLVVPVDGVDLDRDEGIRDGSTPESLAGLTPSFRPNGTITAGNASPLNDGAAALLLGSGEAAGAVGLDPVARVAGRGAAALEPQRFGYAPVAAAAQALARAGIGWRDVGAVELNEAFAVQSLACVDAWLADGLADAELVNARGGAIAIGHPLGASGARVVGTLAKRLVEEDQRWGLAAICIGVGQGLAVVLENATATRAGGA
- the npdG gene encoding NADPH-dependent F420 reductase, coding for MTTPTGAPGVPALPDSLASTTVAVLGGTGPQGRGLARRFAAAGLPVVLGSRSAERAQETAATLAEATGGQVSGADNADAAAAGDVVVVAVPWDGHAELLAALAPQLAGKVVVDCVNPLGFDKQGAYALPVEEGSAAQQAQGLLPDATVVGAFHNVSAVLLEDPEVDDLGTDVLVLGDVREATDLVQDLCGTIPGVRGVYGGRLRNAHQVEALTANLISVNRRYKAHAGIRVTDV
- a CDS encoding SpoIIE family protein phosphatase gives rise to the protein MQVVGDRVEPWWRDRGVWLGLGVVAAVAGLDVVARVQLTGAYATGAIVAGMVASARRTAAVGVVAVVVSLAGGVWSGNLGEREWLVRTFMCVVLAALAVTSATVRERREARLRRLRTIAETAQRALLRPVPPVVGRFRVATRYLSAARDTTVGGDLYDVALTADGRLRLVVGDVRGKGLEAVQTAGAVLAAWRQAALGEPDPAAVAATVDDLVGRLLEEEEFVTALFVELDATPGAATAAVASCGHHPPLVVAPDGAWLLETDHATTPLGLDPRPAVDRHPLPPGSRVLLYTDGLVEHRDERGTFFPLLEEAGALRGRALDAALDELLVRLHAFGHGHVSGGGDDVALVLVEVG
- a CDS encoding alpha/beta fold hydrolase; the encoded protein is MTVPPTVHVSAVRLGGRPDQPLLVLGPALGTSARALWSAAAARLAADLQVVAWDLPGHGSNPWVPEAGPDGQVPPDAVSVAGLARGVLAVVDALGGGGFDPPRFHVVGVEVGGAVALQLLLDAPQRVASATLLGTGARLGGDAGRQRRSETTEADATAYAAVRRALAGFDVRERLHEVRVPVLAVAGGADVAAPPSLLEEVASGVRDGRLVVLDGVGRLAPSEAREEVARLVRGHALGEPGELDRAAAALAADHAAGTVWDRPGLDRRTRSAVVLAAAVASGAHDDLAAQVRLARRHGLTEAEVREALLHAAFLAGAPASLAGVVEQALRGFEPEGRQ
- a CDS encoding LLM class F420-dependent oxidoreductase; amino-acid sequence: MKIGMPIAYAGGFKETVAELQDYEAAGLDAVLLPEVYTFDSVSQIGYIAAKTERVELCTSILNIYSRTPALLAMTAAGLDHVSDGRFVLGIGASGPQVVEGFHGVKYDAPLARTREVVDICRSVWRREKLEHHGKFYDVPLTPERGGSGLGKPLKLINHPLRADIPMVLAALGPKNVALAAELFEGWEPIFYLPERAHDAFGDALAEGRAKRSADLPPLDIAVDTRLLVSDDADAVEAARQEVREHLALYVGGMGARGKNFYNDLAVRFGFEEAAARIQDLFLGGQKAEAAAAVPDELVDGISLIGSREHVAERVGAYREVGVTTLNAAPLARTHEQRVADVATLKELSS
- a CDS encoding response regulator, producing MVVRVLLVDDAADARAEVVRALGVHGGFALVGQAADVAEAVACARQARPDVVLLDVGLPDLVGREVLTRIREATPHSRVVVFSGHEDDDWFGQHAEGLAPPGTTAEYLVTLLDKVGRHGRQTVREHFDGDPASVPRARRFVTRELGQWQIDAVRDEAALVVTELAANAVDHAHSDFEVRLALTDRALRVEVLDNGHGTPDPRPPTAGSERGRGLLLVSAMSSAWGVDDVVDDGKVVWAELALEPA
- a CDS encoding zinc metalloprotease; the encoded protein is MAHPRHLTRRARAAAVAASGTALAAALLAAPGLGNAAVPAADVLAAPSPGAAECEEDSGARVGKGATAQEPPLYAAKDAKKYGVIKDSPRLADGSVRVETVFHVITDDAPTAQERARMEGMIAAQMQVLNDAFAGTAPGAEADASDTPFRFDLTETTWTEDAAWAHVAPGKVEREMKAELHQGDSETLNVYAADIGGGLLGWAYFPKGYNAGRDYVDGVVILDESMPGGAAAPYNLGDTLTHEVGHWLMLEHTFAGACSASGDGVADTPREAYPQFGCPEGVDSCTAPGTDPVHNFMDYTDDECMDHFTAGQADRMSDAWVAFRAGGQG